A segment of the Streptococcus chenjunshii genome:
AGGAGCAGGTTATATGAAATATCAGGAGCACAAGGAGCGAGAAGCTATGCTGGAGATTGTTAAGAGTGAAGAAGTGAAAAGTCTCTGTGAAGAAGCTATAAAAAATATTGATGAGAACTCCTTTACGACTGAAGGCCTTATTCAGTCTTATCAAATTGATTATGACAGCATCTCACATAATCCAATGGGAGGGATTGATTTTGATTTGATTATTAATAATGATAAAAAAATACGATTAGACAT
Coding sequences within it:
- a CDS encoding DUF1310 family protein, with protein sequence MMSKRLKIWLVLLLVGAGITAGGAGYMKYQEHKEREAMLEIVKSEEVKSLCEEAIKNIDENSFTTEGLIQSYQIDYDSISHNPMGGIDFDLIINNDKKIRLDMGIDKNPETGELENLSGSQSAELADLLKEKNE